One genomic region from Peromyscus eremicus chromosome 20, PerEre_H2_v1, whole genome shotgun sequence encodes:
- the LOC131896536 gene encoding peroxiredoxin-1 → MSTGNAKIGHPAPNFKATAVMPDGQFKDISLSEYKGKYVVFFFYPLDFTFVCPTEIIAFSDRAEEFKKLNCQVIGASVDSHFCHLAWINTPKKQGGLGPMNIPLVSDPRRTIAQDYGVLKADEGISFRGLFIIDDKGILRQITINDLPVGRSVDEILRLVQAFQYTDKHGEVCPAGWKPGSDTIKPDVQKSREYFSKQK, encoded by the coding sequence ATGTCTACAGGAAATGCAAAAATTGGGCATCCTGCCCCCAACTTCAAAGCCACAGCTGTTATGCCAGATGGACAATTCAAAGATATCAGCCTAAGtgaatacaaaggaaaatatgtCGTATTCTTCTTTTATCCTCTTGATTTTACTTTTGTGTGCCCCACTGAGATCATTGCTTTCAGTGACAGGGCAGAAGAATTTAAGAAACTCAATTGCCAAGTGATTGGAGCTTCTGTGGATTCTCACTTCTGTCATCTGGCATGGATTAATACACCCAAGAAACAAGGAGGATTGGGACCCATGAACATTCCTTTGGTATCAGATCCCAGGCGTACCATTGCTCAGGATTATGGAGTCTTAAAGGCTGATGAAGGTATCTCTTTCAGGGGCCTCTTTATTATTGATGATAAAGGTATCCTTCGACAGATCACTATAAATGATCTTCCTGTTGGCCGCTCTGTGGATGAGATTCTGAGACTAGTGCAGGCCTTCCAGTACACTGACAAGCATGGTGAAGTGTGCCCTGCCGGCTGGAAACCTGGCAGTGATACCATCAAGCCTGATGTCCAAAAGAGCAGAGAATATTTCTCTAAGCAGAAGTGA